The following are from one region of the Arcobacter defluvii genome:
- a CDS encoding DoxX family protein: protein MISCENKLACSLNEDIGKLILRLSIAGLMLFHGFTKLFNGIDGIKFLVTNAGLPEFIAYGVYFGEIVFPIFIIFGLFTRISSLFFALTMVFAIFLAHSADIFTLGKTGGPVIELPLIYLLASISIMFIGAGKYSLDAKCTKCNKLP, encoded by the coding sequence ATGATAAGTTGTGAGAATAAATTAGCTTGTTCTTTAAACGAAGATATTGGTAAATTAATCTTAAGATTAAGTATTGCTGGTCTTATGTTATTTCATGGATTTACAAAACTATTTAATGGAATTGATGGAATAAAGTTTTTAGTTACAAATGCTGGTTTACCTGAATTTATTGCATATGGAGTTTATTTTGGAGAGATAGTTTTTCCTATTTTTATAATTTTTGGTTTATTTACGAGAATTTCATCTCTGTTTTTTGCTTTAACTATGGTTTTTGCAATATTTTTAGCTCATAGCGCAGATATTTTCACTTTAGGAAAAACTGGTGGTCCAGTTATTGAACTTCCTTTGATTTATCTTTTAGCTTCTATTTCTATTATGTTTATTGGTGCTGGTAAATATAGTCTTGATGCGAAATGTACGAAATGTAATAAACTTCCTTAA
- a CDS encoding iron-containing alcohol dehydrogenase, which translates to MTYTYFNPTVIEFGEGKIKSITKYIDKDLKVLVVYGGGSIKKNGVFEQVSKALEGYTWFEFGGVEPNPSVETLNKAVALIKEKNIDFVLAVGGGSVIDGSKYLVSSALYDGDGWDFLEGKDVKNALPLGAILTIPATGSESNGTAVISKKSTNEKRYFASSLTYPKFAILDPSIMSSLDDRQLANGLVDAFVHTCEQYLTYPNSSLLHDGYAQTILRGLYTLSLNWQNRRTILWQENLMLLANQALNGFIGSGVPQDWATHMIGHEITAFYGLDHARSLAVVQPHLLRVMIEDKKEKLTQMGKEVFDMPHNYEMVVEAIEYMYHSIGVSTKLKDYDIDNKVIENITGALRKHGMNAIGEKGNLTLDKVAVILENSIK; encoded by the coding sequence ATGACATATACATATTTTAATCCAACAGTTATAGAGTTTGGTGAGGGAAAAATAAAATCAATAACAAAATATATTGATAAAGATTTAAAAGTATTAGTTGTTTATGGTGGAGGAAGTATCAAAAAAAATGGAGTTTTTGAGCAAGTTTCAAAAGCTTTAGAAGGTTATACTTGGTTTGAATTTGGTGGAGTAGAACCAAATCCCTCTGTTGAAACTTTAAATAAAGCAGTTGCTTTAATCAAAGAAAAAAATATAGATTTTGTTTTAGCTGTTGGTGGTGGTTCAGTTATTGATGGAAGTAAATATTTAGTATCTAGTGCACTTTATGATGGAGATGGATGGGACTTTTTAGAGGGTAAAGATGTAAAAAATGCTTTACCTTTAGGTGCCATCTTAACAATTCCTGCTACAGGAAGTGAATCAAATGGAACAGCTGTTATTTCAAAAAAATCAACAAATGAAAAAAGATATTTTGCATCATCTTTAACTTATCCTAAATTTGCAATTTTAGACCCAAGTATAATGAGTAGTTTAGATGATAGACAACTTGCAAATGGTTTAGTTGATGCTTTTGTTCATACTTGTGAACAATATTTAACTTATCCAAATAGTTCACTTTTACACGATGGCTATGCTCAGACTATTTTAAGAGGTTTATATACTTTATCTTTAAATTGGCAAAATAGAAGAACTATATTATGGCAAGAGAACCTAATGCTATTAGCTAATCAGGCTTTAAATGGATTTATAGGTTCAGGAGTTCCACAAGATTGGGCAACACATATGATTGGACATGAAATTACAGCATTTTATGGACTTGATCATGCAAGAAGTTTAGCAGTTGTTCAACCACATCTTTTAAGAGTAATGATTGAAGATAAAAAAGAAAAATTAACTCAAATGGGAAAAGAAGTTTTTGATATGCCACATAATTATGAAATGGTAGTTGAAGCAATAGAATATATGTATCATAGTATAGGAGTTTCTACAAAACTAAAAGATTATGATATTGATAATAAAGTTATTGAAAATATAACAGGAGCACTAAGAAAACATGGGATGAATGCAATAGGTGAAAAAGGAAATTTAACTTTAGATAAAGTTGCAGTTATTTTAGAAAATTCTATTAAATAA
- the metH gene encoding methionine synthase, whose product MKELIENLISKKVLIIDGAMGTQLQIADIKKEEWLFEDLDLEGCNELLNLTAPHILETIHDNYAKAGADLICTNTFGSMPWVLDEYNIGHMSYELSKLGASLVKKSCEKYSTPEKPRFAVASIGPGTKLPSLGHIKYDEMYEGYKIMAKGLVDGGTDIFLLETCQDPLQIKAALHALNDVAPQIPIMVSVTIELSGTMLIGTDAMTIAAIMAPFNILSLGFNCGTGPVQVHKHIKTLSQVCKFPISVHSNAGLPQNRGGKTYYPMQPEEFTAHQKEFLKINGVSFLGGCCGTTPEHIEALAIAVDGMVPLKPCGFLKASLASLFNTVPLKQEPAPLLIGERSNATGSKAFRELLKENDYEGTLSVGQQQVRAGAHVIDVSVGFAGRDERFDMDEVVSLYSQKISLPLMPDSTQILALEAALKQIGGRCIINSVNLEDGEEKFDAVCKLAKKFGAALVCLVIDEIGMAKSVERKLEVAERIYDLCVNRHGFDSADLVFDMLTFTIGSGDDEYRNAGIDTLEAIREFQIRHPEVGTTLGLSNISFGLAANARIYLNSIYLDHCVKAGLTSAIVNVKHILPLNKISDEDRKACDDLIFNNQENGDPLFKFIEHFSNVGAQEEQSDEEYQKLEPIEKVKKLLLDGDKDRLLPLVEELRHTVQPEIIVNEWLIDGMKIIGELFGSGQMQLPFVLQSAETMKATVDALNPYLPKQEKASETTLILGTVKGDVHDVGKNLVDIILSNNGFKVVNIGIKAGLDTFVEKLQEHNAHAIGMSGLLVKSTAVMKENLEELQKMGIKVPVLLGGAALTKNFIDEYCRPYYDGPIFYCRDAFDGVVSMQRIEKGDENNTALAADLIQIHDTSNRVEEEVVEIPPYEEIPMPQRGKFVFPPIWERITKTGKELDKELIFKWINHRVLFRQRWGYKRGKQDSETFLKYEREVVEPTYEALKAELVDKDIFDPIAIYAYYPCISHDNKLYIFDRKYLFNSLEESKNVPPLDEAIKVLEFPRQKRKPFRCIADFFANDRLDVVAFTLASAGLKISDYERSLYDKGEFSKYYQVHGLGVELAEALAEVLHKQIRLDLDIVPKEGHTLNDVQMKQYVGCRYSPGYAACPDLAMNRDIFDLLNPEEFGIELSETFQMHPEQTTCAIVVTNPEANYYNI is encoded by the coding sequence AAAATTAGGTGCAAGTTTAGTAAAAAAATCTTGTGAAAAATATAGCACACCTGAAAAACCTAGATTTGCTGTAGCATCAATTGGACCTGGAACAAAACTTCCATCACTTGGTCATATAAAATATGATGAGATGTATGAAGGTTATAAAATCATGGCTAAAGGTTTAGTTGATGGTGGAACTGATATCTTTTTACTTGAAACATGCCAAGATCCACTTCAAATAAAAGCAGCACTTCATGCACTAAATGATGTGGCACCACAAATTCCAATAATGGTTTCTGTTACGATTGAGTTAAGTGGAACTATGCTTATTGGAACAGATGCAATGACAATTGCTGCTATTATGGCACCATTTAATATTTTATCTTTAGGATTTAACTGTGGAACTGGACCTGTTCAAGTTCATAAACATATTAAAACATTAAGCCAAGTTTGTAAGTTTCCAATATCAGTTCACTCAAATGCAGGACTTCCTCAAAATAGAGGTGGAAAAACTTATTATCCAATGCAACCGGAAGAGTTTACAGCACATCAAAAAGAGTTTTTAAAAATAAATGGAGTTTCATTTTTAGGTGGTTGTTGTGGTACCACTCCTGAACATATTGAAGCTTTGGCAATTGCAGTTGATGGAATGGTACCACTTAAACCTTGTGGATTTTTAAAAGCTTCATTAGCAAGTTTATTTAATACAGTTCCTTTAAAACAAGAACCAGCACCACTTTTAATTGGTGAGAGAAGTAATGCAACTGGAAGTAAAGCATTTAGAGAACTCTTAAAAGAGAATGATTATGAAGGAACATTAAGTGTTGGTCAACAGCAAGTAAGAGCTGGTGCTCATGTAATTGACGTTTCTGTTGGGTTTGCTGGACGTGATGAGAGATTTGATATGGATGAGGTTGTATCACTTTATTCACAAAAAATTTCACTACCACTAATGCCTGATTCAACTCAAATATTGGCACTTGAAGCTGCTTTAAAACAAATTGGTGGAAGATGTATCATCAACTCAGTAAATCTTGAAGATGGAGAAGAAAAGTTTGATGCTGTTTGTAAATTAGCTAAAAAATTTGGAGCAGCACTTGTTTGTCTAGTAATTGATGAAATTGGAATGGCGAAATCAGTAGAAAGAAAGCTTGAAGTTGCAGAAAGAATCTATGATTTATGTGTAAATAGACATGGATTTGACTCTGCTGATTTAGTATTTGATATGCTTACATTTACAATTGGTTCAGGTGATGATGAATATAGAAATGCAGGTATTGATACTCTTGAAGCAATTAGAGAGTTCCAAATCAGACATCCAGAAGTTGGAACTACTTTAGGATTATCAAATATCTCTTTTGGTTTAGCAGCAAATGCTAGAATTTATCTAAATTCTATCTATCTTGACCATTGTGTAAAAGCTGGATTAACAAGTGCCATTGTAAATGTAAAACATATTTTACCTCTAAATAAAATTAGTGATGAAGATAGAAAAGCTTGTGATGATTTAATTTTTAATAATCAAGAGAATGGTGACCCACTGTTTAAATTTATCGAACATTTTTCAAACGTTGGAGCACAAGAAGAACAAAGTGATGAAGAGTATCAAAAACTAGAACCAATTGAGAAAGTTAAAAAACTATTACTTGATGGAGATAAAGATAGATTATTACCACTTGTTGAAGAGTTAAGACATACAGTTCAACCAGAAATCATTGTAAACGAGTGGTTGATAGATGGTATGAAAATTATTGGAGAGTTATTTGGTAGTGGGCAAATGCAGTTACCATTTGTACTTCAAAGTGCTGAAACTATGAAAGCAACTGTAGATGCACTTAATCCTTATTTACCAAAACAAGAAAAAGCTAGTGAAACAACATTAATTCTTGGAACTGTAAAAGGTGATGTTCATGATGTTGGTAAAAACTTAGTTGATATTATTCTTTCAAATAATGGATTTAAAGTTGTAAATATTGGTATAAAAGCTGGTTTAGATACTTTTGTTGAAAAGCTTCAAGAGCATAATGCTCATGCTATTGGAATGAGTGGATTACTTGTTAAATCAACAGCAGTTATGAAAGAGAATCTTGAAGAGTTACAAAAAATGGGAATTAAAGTTCCTGTTTTACTTGGTGGGGCAGCACTTACTAAAAACTTTATTGATGAGTATTGTAGACCTTATTATGATGGACCAATTTTTTATTGTAGAGATGCTTTTGATGGTGTTGTTTCTATGCAAAGAATTGAAAAAGGTGATGAAAATAATACTGCACTTGCTGCTGATTTAATCCAAATTCATGATACAAGCAATAGAGTTGAAGAAGAAGTTGTAGAAATTCCACCTTATGAAGAGATTCCAATGCCCCAACGTGGAAAATTTGTATTTCCTCCAATTTGGGAGAGAATAACAAAAACTGGAAAAGAACTAGATAAAGAGTTGATTTTTAAATGGATAAATCACAGGGTTTTATTTAGACAAAGATGGGGATATAAAAGAGGTAAACAAGATTCTGAAACTTTCTTAAAATATGAAAGAGAAGTTGTTGAGCCAACTTATGAAGCTTTAAAAGCTGAATTAGTTGATAAAGATATTTTTGATCCAATTGCTATTTATGCTTATTATCCTTGTATTTCACACGATAATAAACTTTATATTTTTGATAGAAAATATCTGTTTAACTCTTTAGAAGAGTCTAAAAATGTACCGCCACTAGATGAAGCAATAAAAGTTTTAGAGTTTCCAAGACAAAAAAGAAAACCATTTAGATGTATTGCAGATTTCTTTGCAAATGATAGACTTGATGTTGTTGCCTTTACACTTGCTAGTGCTGGACTTAAAATCTCTGATTATGAAAGAAGTTTATACGATAAAGGTGAATTTAGTAAATATTATCAAGTTCATGGTCTTGGAGTTGAACTTGCTGAAGCTTTAGCTGAGGTTTTACACAAGCAAATAAGACTTGATTTGGATATTGTGCCAAAAGAGGGACATACTTTAAATGACGTTCAAATGAAACAATATGTAGGTTGTAGATATTCTCCAGGATATGCAGCTTGTCCAGATTTAGCTATGAATAGAGATATTTTTGATTTACTAAATCCAGAAGAGTTTGGAATAGAATTATCTGAAACATTCCAAATGCATCCAGAACAAACAACTTGTGCAATAGTTGTAACAAACCCAGAAGCTAACTACTATAATATCTAG
- a CDS encoding DUF2238 domain-containing protein, which yields MIKIWIFIYFSFFIWSLINPKDLFTWFLEVFPAIIGFIVLFITYKKFQFTNLIYFLILMHCIILMIGGHYTYAEVPFFDYVKEFLNQDRNNYDKIGHLAQGFVPAMIARELIIRKNIINTNVWRNFFIICFCLALSALYEIVEWLVAITTNDAANDFLGTQGYIWDTQSDMTWALVGSIIALLSLSKYHDKVLQKTLK from the coding sequence ATGATTAAAATCTGGATTTTTATCTATTTTTCTTTTTTCATTTGGTCACTTATAAATCCAAAAGATTTATTTACTTGGTTTTTAGAAGTATTTCCCGCAATCATTGGTTTTATTGTTCTTTTTATTACATATAAAAAATTTCAATTTACAAATTTAATCTATTTTCTGATTTTAATGCATTGTATTATTTTGATGATTGGTGGTCACTATACTTATGCAGAAGTTCCTTTTTTTGATTATGTGAAAGAATTTTTAAATCAAGATAGAAATAACTATGATAAAATCGGACATCTAGCACAAGGATTTGTTCCTGCAATGATTGCAAGAGAACTAATTATTAGAAAAAATATCATAAATACAAATGTTTGGAGAAATTTTTTTATAATCTGCTTTTGTTTAGCACTTTCAGCTTTATATGAAATTGTTGAATGGTTAGTTGCAATTACTACAAATGATGCTGCAAATGATTTTTTAGGAACACAAGGTTATATTTGGGATACTCAAAGTGATATGACTTGGGCTTTAGTTGGTTCAATTATAGCTTTATTATCACTTAGTAAATATCACGATAAAGTATTACAAAAAACATTAAAGTAG
- a CDS encoding DMT family transporter — protein sequence MSNSAKGLLLTSLGVFIMSLESLFIKFTNISSFLFSFYIGIFMFASMASTFLFKDFDYLKKALKTSFPFLIICSTFMAVSNIFFITAVKTTTVANVVIIFSTSALFSALIGYVIYKEKVNKNIFYASFFMFIGLFIIFNDKLEIGSVKGNIFALLCTLLFSVSFVLLSKYKDMNRVVLTAFSGAILSIIAYFFCDELAIDFKTLMIVMIMGLLISPISRVLLGNGAKYINASEVSLLMLIETIMAPIWVWIFLDEVPSSYTFIGGSIIVITLIINSLYTLKRENKLPN from the coding sequence TTGTCAAATAGTGCAAAAGGATTACTCCTTACATCTTTAGGTGTATTTATAATGAGTTTAGAATCATTATTTATAAAATTTACGAACATATCATCTTTTCTTTTTTCATTTTATATTGGAATATTTATGTTCGCGTCAATGGCTTCAACATTTTTATTTAAAGATTTTGATTATTTAAAAAAGGCTTTGAAAACTTCATTTCCTTTTTTAATTATTTGTTCAACTTTTATGGCTGTTTCAAATATATTTTTTATAACAGCAGTAAAAACAACAACAGTTGCAAATGTGGTGATTATATTTAGTACATCAGCACTTTTTTCTGCTTTAATTGGATATGTAATCTATAAAGAAAAAGTAAATAAAAATATCTTTTATGCCTCTTTTTTTATGTTTATTGGATTATTTATAATATTCAATGATAAGTTAGAAATAGGAAGTGTAAAAGGTAATATATTTGCTTTATTGTGTACCTTATTATTTTCTGTATCTTTTGTTTTATTATCAAAATATAAAGATATGAATAGGGTTGTTTTAACTGCATTTAGTGGAGCTATTTTAAGTATCATTGCATATTTTTTCTGTGATGAATTAGCAATTGATTTTAAAACATTGATGATAGTAATGATTATGGGATTGTTAATAAGTCCAATTTCAAGGGTATTATTAGGAAATGGAGCAAAATATATAAATGCTAGCGAAGTATCACTTTTGATGTTAATAGAAACAATAATGGCACCAATTTGGGTTTGGATATTTTTAGATGAAGTTCCAAGTTCTTATACTTTTATAGGTGGTTCTATAATTGTAATTACACTTATAATAAACTCTTTATATACTTTAAAAAGAGAGAATAAACTTCCTAATTAA
- a CDS encoding tRNA (5-methylaminomethyl-2-thiouridine)(34)-methyltransferase MnmD, whose amino-acid sequence MQDNINSIVSTKDGSNTLFSQFYKQHYHNPDDGAINEALTKHIIPTFTFHQDKKELTILDICFGIGYNTFSTIYYVLQNNLDVKLNFYSPELDGNLIKSLKDFPFPKEFENIKHIIDSISQTSKYEDEKIKIEVFIGNAREYIKNLEKNSFDIVYQDAFSSDVNFELWTKEYFDDISNLCKDNFIMSSYAIATPIRLSMYEANFFIYEHRPVKRKITLATKQEQNLIGKFIDMELKKQRNTEAFALYDK is encoded by the coding sequence TTGCAAGATAATATAAACTCAATAGTTTCTACAAAAGATGGCTCAAATACACTTTTCTCTCAATTTTATAAGCAACACTATCATAATCCTGATGATGGTGCTATAAATGAAGCTTTAACAAAACACATAATCCCTACTTTTACATTTCATCAAGATAAAAAAGAGCTAACTATTTTAGATATTTGTTTTGGAATTGGATATAACACTTTTTCTACTATTTATTATGTTTTACAAAATAATCTTGATGTTAAACTAAATTTTTATTCACCTGAGCTTGATGGGAATTTGATTAAATCTTTAAAAGATTTTCCATTTCCAAAAGAGTTTGAAAATATTAAACATATCATAGATTCTATTTCACAAACTTCTAAATATGAAGATGAAAAAATCAAAATAGAAGTTTTTATAGGAAATGCAAGAGAGTATATAAAAAATTTAGAAAAAAACTCTTTTGACATTGTTTACCAAGATGCCTTTTCTAGTGATGTAAACTTTGAACTTTGGACAAAAGAGTATTTTGATGATATTTCCAATCTTTGTAAAGATAATTTTATTATGAGTTCTTATGCGATTGCAACACCTATAAGACTTTCTATGTATGAAGCAAATTTTTTCATATATGAACATCGTCCAGTTAAAAGAAAAATAACATTAGCCACAAAACAAGAGCAAAATTTGATTGGAAAATTTATTGATATGGAACTCAAAAAACAAAGAAATACAGAAGCTTTTGCTTTGTATGATAAATAA
- a CDS encoding ABC transporter substrate-binding protein, producing the protein MKKTSVQLMWLDQFQFAGFYVAKEKGFYKDVGLDVELKKYNSSISVLDEVINKKADFGTNSSSLIVDKSNGKNIVLLGSIFQSSPLILLALKDSKLKYLNDIKNKTLMITNEQERFATFSSMLTSKGVNLSDLNLINHSFNVDDLINKKTDLMLAYTTNEPFILREKGYESTIFNPKDYGFDFYEELIFTTNEFAQNNPEIVKDFYKATIKGWEYAFENIEETVNLILNKYNSQNKSLASLLFEANEMKKLVYDKNGKIGTITTEKINLIINTYRVMGLLNNKIDVDDLIYAKHLENNIFLTNEEKRYLKKKAKITMCVDPNWMPFEKIENNKHIGIAADYIKIIENKIQTPIVLVPTKTWNESMKKGKEKKCDIFSLVMSTPEREKYLNFTIPYLTTPLVIAANINAPFIDNLEQIKDQKLAIVSNYAYAEILKIKHPNIHFIDVPNINEGLKLVEKGEIFGFIGSLATVGYQIQNNYIGQLKITGKFDDTWNLGIGSRNDEPILNSILNKAIEDISSAQKQEILNKWISINYQKDINYKLLISIIIFILALVVIYRQYLLKKLNKKLSKKISLEIKKNEEKNRILIQQSRMASMGEMLENIAHQWRQPLSTISVCASGIELKKRFNSLDDEEFFQSINHIKQATTYLSNTIDDFRNFFSNEKIISEISITQVINKALDLMSPTLNTHKVVVIKNTQETKFLSLENELIQVLMNILVNAKDALKEKIDIKEKRYIFIYIYTEENNLIIKIKDNAKGIDEKIIDKVFEPYFTTKHKFNGTGIGLYMSKLLIDKHLKGKIEVSNNTFFYNDKEYLGAEFTITLPLEINND; encoded by the coding sequence TTGAAAAAAACTTCTGTTCAATTAATGTGGCTTGACCAATTCCAATTTGCAGGTTTTTATGTAGCAAAAGAGAAAGGTTTTTATAAAGATGTTGGTCTTGATGTTGAACTGAAAAAGTATAACTCTTCTATAAGTGTATTAGATGAAGTTATAAATAAAAAAGCTGATTTTGGTACAAATTCTAGTTCTTTGATTGTTGACAAATCTAATGGAAAAAATATTGTATTATTAGGTTCAATTTTCCAATCATCTCCTTTAATTTTATTAGCTTTAAAAGACTCCAAATTAAAATATTTAAATGATATAAAAAATAAAACCTTAATGATTACAAATGAACAAGAAAGATTTGCTACTTTTTCATCTATGCTTACAAGTAAAGGTGTAAATTTATCGGATTTAAACTTGATAAATCACTCTTTTAATGTTGATGATTTGATAAATAAAAAAACTGATTTAATGCTTGCATATACAACAAATGAACCTTTTATTCTTAGAGAAAAAGGTTATGAAAGTACTATTTTTAACCCAAAAGATTATGGTTTTGATTTTTATGAAGAGCTTATATTTACAACTAATGAGTTTGCACAAAATAATCCAGAAATAGTAAAAGATTTTTATAAAGCAACTATCAAAGGTTGGGAATATGCTTTTGAAAATATAGAGGAAACAGTAAATCTTATTTTAAATAAATATAATAGTCAAAATAAAAGTTTAGCTAGTTTACTTTTCGAAGCAAATGAAATGAAAAAATTAGTTTATGACAAAAATGGAAAAATAGGAACAATAACAACTGAAAAAATAAATCTTATTATAAATACATATAGAGTTATGGGATTATTAAATAATAAAATAGATGTTGATGATTTAATTTATGCAAAACACCTAGAGAATAACATTTTTCTAACAAATGAAGAAAAAAGATATTTAAAAAAGAAAGCTAAAATTACGATGTGTGTTGATCCCAATTGGATGCCTTTTGAGAAAATTGAGAATAATAAACATATTGGAATTGCTGCTGATTATATAAAAATTATTGAAAATAAAATTCAAACTCCAATTGTTTTAGTTCCTACAAAAACTTGGAATGAATCTATGAAAAAAGGAAAAGAAAAGAAGTGTGATATTTTTTCACTTGTTATGTCAACTCCTGAACGAGAAAAATATCTAAATTTTACTATTCCTTATTTGACAACTCCTTTGGTAATTGCTGCAAATATCAATGCTCCATTTATTGATAATTTAGAACAAATAAAAGACCAGAAACTTGCAATTGTTAGTAATTATGCTTATGCTGAAATATTGAAAATAAAACATCCAAATATTCATTTTATTGATGTTCCAAATATCAATGAAGGATTAAAACTTGTAGAAAAAGGTGAAATATTTGGATTCATTGGAAGTTTAGCAACAGTTGGATACCAAATACAAAATAATTATATAGGTCAATTAAAAATCACTGGAAAATTTGATGATACTTGGAATTTGGGAATTGGCTCAAGAAATGATGAACCTATTTTAAATTCTATTTTAAATAAAGCAATTGAAGATATTTCATCTGCTCAAAAACAAGAAATTTTAAATAAATGGATTTCAATCAATTATCAAAAAGATATAAATTATAAACTTTTAATCTCTATAATTATTTTTATTTTAGCTTTAGTGGTGATTTATAGACAATATTTATTGAAAAAATTAAATAAAAAATTATCAAAAAAAATAAGTTTAGAAATCAAAAAAAATGAAGAAAAAAATAGAATTTTAATCCAACAATCAAGAATGGCTTCAATGGGAGAAATGCTTGAAAATATTGCCCATCAGTGGAGACAACCACTTTCTACAATAAGTGTTTGTGCATCAGGAATTGAACTAAAAAAAAGATTTAATTCTTTAGATGATGAAGAATTTTTTCAATCAATAAATCATATAAAACAAGCCACTACTTACCTTTCAAATACTATTGATGATTTTAGAAATTTTTTTAGTAATGAAAAAATTATTTCAGAAATAAGTATAACCCAAGTTATAAATAAAGCTCTTGATTTAATGTCTCCAACTCTAAATACACACAAAGTTGTAGTAATAAAAAATACTCAAGAAACAAAATTTTTATCATTAGAAAATGAACTTATTCAAGTACTTATGAATATTTTAGTAAATGCAAAAGATGCATTAAAAGAAAAAATTGATATAAAAGAAAAAAGATATATTTTTATCTATATTTATACAGAAGAAAATAATCTAATCATCAAAATCAAAGATAATGCAAAAGGTATTGATGAAAAAATTATTGATAAAGTATTCGAACCATATTTTACTACAAAACATAAATTTAATGGTACAGGAATTGGACTTTATATGAGTAAATTATTAATTGATAAACATTTAAAAGGCAAAATTGAAGTATCAAATAATACATTTTTTTACAATGATAAAGAGTATTTAGGAGCAGAATTTACTATAACTTTACCACTAGAAATTAATAATGATTAA
- a CDS encoding D-alanyl-D-alanine carboxypeptidase family protein, with amino-acid sequence MKFFFSILFLVLVPTMAFSYNDTKVFQKIQKDLDSIIVKDLNTKKTIFSKDANQLVSPASLTKIMTAMLAIESKKMNNIVTITAEMKKVEPTILNFKVGEKFYLKDLVHAALIKSANDAATAIAIYLGNGNKQKFVNMMNAKAKKLGMKNTNFVNPCGFDAKAHKTTANDLLKLTEYAIRNKTFNSIVKLNSYAFKATNTKRLYKVHTSNKMLDRDKYVIGVKTGYTNQAGPCLIARAKKDKKDILLVMLNAQNRWENTKLALNTILEKK; translated from the coding sequence ATGAAGTTTTTTTTCTCTATTCTTTTTCTAGTTTTAGTTCCAACAATGGCATTTTCATATAATGATACAAAAGTTTTTCAGAAGATTCAAAAAGATTTAGATTCTATTATTGTTAAGGATTTAAATACAAAAAAAACTATCTTTTCAAAAGATGCAAATCAATTGGTAAGTCCAGCTAGTCTTACAAAAATAATGACTGCGATGCTTGCAATTGAAAGTAAAAAGATGAATAATATAGTTACAATCACTGCTGAAATGAAAAAAGTAGAACCAACTATTTTAAATTTTAAAGTTGGTGAAAAATTTTATCTAAAAGATTTAGTTCACGCAGCACTTATAAAATCAGCAAATGACGCTGCAACTGCAATTGCAATTTATTTAGGAAATGGAAATAAACAAAAATTTGTAAATATGATGAATGCAAAAGCAAAAAAACTTGGAATGAAAAATACAAACTTTGTAAATCCATGTGGATTTGATGCAAAAGCTCATAAAACAACTGCAAATGATTTATTAAAATTAACAGAATATGCAATCAGAAATAAAACATTTAACTCTATTGTAAAATTAAACTCTTATGCGTTCAAAGCAACAAATACAAAAAGACTTTATAAAGTTCATACAAGTAATAAAATGTTAGATAGAGATAAATATGTAATTGGTGTAAAAACTGGATATACAAATCAAGCTGGACCTTGTTTGATTGCAAGAGCGAAAAAAGATAAAAAAGATATTTTACTTGTTATGTTAAATGCTCAAAATAGATGGGAAAATACAAAACTAGCTTTAAATACAATTTTAGAAAAAAAATAA